TCGACGCCTCCCCTGCTGCGATTGCTGCTGCCCAACAAGGCCAGTTGCCCACCGTCAAGGACATCAAGGCGCAGGCTGGACAGGCCACCGCTCCGCTGCAACGCCAGACCCTCCAGAGTGCCCAGTACTCTGGGCAGGGCGTGGTCCTGAAGTGCCTGAAGGAAGGTGGAAAACTGCGTGTTCGTGTGGAATCCGAAGGGTACCACGACAACTGGAACGTGCAGTTCCCCAAAGACCTGCGTGAAGAAGGTGCCCGTTATCTGGTGGATGAGGTCGCCGAGACCAACGGCTTCTACCGTGTGATCGGCGAGATTCGCAAGCTGGATTGAGTCCTACCCCCTGCTCCCCCTGTTTCTCGTTCCACTCGAAACTGTCCCCCTCAATGAGGGGGACAGCTCTTGATGCGAGGGGGTACAGGGGGTAAGGGGTCTACCTGCAAAGTTCGCTGAGGTCCCAGTCGTGCTGGTCCAGCAACACACGGGCTTCTGCAACCCCGAGCCCATGCTTGATCATGACGATGGCGGTTTTGACCTGCCAATCGCTGGCCTCCAGAGCTGATTTGGCTGCCTCTGGGGTGGTTTCCACGCAGGAGAGCACCATCTGGATGGCCCGGTTGTAGAGTTTCAGGTTGGTGGCTTTCATGTCCACCATCAGGTTGTTGTAGATTTTGCCCAGCCTGAGCATGATGGTGGAGCTCAGGGTGTTGAGGGTGATTTTCTGGGCGGTTCCGGCTTTCAGGCGGGTGGAACCGTTGATGACCTCTGGACCGGTTTCCAGCAAGATGGGGCAGTCGGACTGCTCCAGCAAAGGGGCACCGGGGTTGTTGGCCACACCAATGGTGAGGGCTCCGGCCAAGTGGGCACGTTTGAGCACGCCCAGTGTGTAAGGGGTGCGACCAGACGCTGCCACCATGATGAACACATCGTGCCTTGAGGGGTTCAAGCGGTCTGCTTCTTGAAAGCCTGCGTTTTCATCGTCTTCGGCGGCTTCCTGAGCGGTCCATTCTGCTGCTGCGCCTCCGGCCAGCAGGGAAATGGATTTTTCAAAGGGCCAGCTGAAGGTGGGAGGCAGTTCGGCAGCGTCCAGAGCGGCCAGACGTCCGCTGGTGCCTGCACCTGCATAAATCAAGCGCCCCCCTTGTTTGAGGTGGTATGCAGCATTTTCTGCGGCAGTGGCGATGCTCTGGGCGGCCCTTTGAACGGCCAGAGCGGCCTCTGCCTGATCCTGCACAAGGGTGAGGACTGCCCCCACGGTGTCTTGTGGGTTGAGGATGCCGGTTTCGGATGTGATGGCTTCGGTGCTGGTCATGTTGCCCCCTGATGTTGCGCGTTTTGGTGTGCATGGGTCAGGTGTCTAACCCGGTCCCTCCATACCATAATAATACCAGTATAATACCAATAAGGGAGGTGATTGCCAAAAAGCCTAGAAGTGGTATTATGATGGTATCTATGTTACACGATGTGCTGACCCAGGCTTCGAAGAGCCTCAATCCCACCGACTCCACTCCCATGTACCTGCAGGTCGCTGGGATTCTGGAGAAGATGATCGACGAACAGGTCTTCACCGAGGGCAGTGCACTTCCGTCTGAACGGGACCTCACACAGGCCTTCAACGTTTCCCGCGTGACCATCCGGCAGGCACTGACCGTTCTGGAAGAACGTGAGCGCCTCACCCGCAAACGGGGAAGTGGAACCTATGTGGCTTCCAAACGCATCATGCAGTCCCTGAGCTCCCTGACCAGTTTCAGCGATGACATGCGGGCCAGAGGCATGGTTCCGGGCGCAAAAGTGATTTCGTTTGAGCGTTCCCGTCCCAATCCGGTTGAAGCCCTCAACCTCGGGATCAGCCCCAATCAAGAAGTGTACCGTCTGAAACGCCTGAGGACCGCCAACGACATTCCTCTGGCCATCGAAACCAGTGTGCTGCCCATCAACATTCTGCAAATCAACCTGTCCAGAGAAGACATCGAAAACCATTCGCTGTACACCTTCTTGCAAAGACAGGGGCATTATCCCTCGCGGGCATTGCAGCATTTGCGGGCCAAAAGTGCAGATGCAGAAACCGCCCACCTGCTGAATTTGCCCAAGAACTCTGCGGTTTTGCACACCGAGCGCATCACCTGGGATCAGGACGGACGTTTGCTGGAATACGTGGTCTCCAGTTACCGCGGAGACATGTATGACTTCATCGTGGAACTGAAAACCGGCATGTAAAACCCCTCTGGACCTTTTGGACCTTTCAAAACCTTGAAGCTGCCCAAAGGCAGGCTTCAGAGGATCACCTGTCCCCTCCCATTCCCATGTTCCCCGCCCACCTGCGTTCCCGCGCAGGAAGGTCCCCTCTTGCCTCAGGAGATTCCCCATGCAGATTCAAGGACGCGTGCTCACCCCCAACGGATTTCAGAACGCCAGCATTTCCTTTTCGGACCGCATTGAAGAATTGCGACCCACCCGTCAGGGGAAGCACTTCATCTTGCCCGGCTTCATCGACACCCACAACCACGGTGGAGCCGGTGGAGACACCATGGATGGACTGGAAGGCCTTCAAAAATTGCGGATGTTCCATGCAGAGCACGGCACCACTTCCGTGCTGGCAACCACCATCACCAATCCTTGGGAAAACATCGTGGACGCCTTGAAAGCCGCCAAGGAAGCCCAGAGCATCCGGCATGGGG
This portion of the Deinococcus misasensis DSM 22328 genome encodes:
- a CDS encoding N-acetylmuramic acid 6-phosphate etherase, producing MTSTEAITSETGILNPQDTVGAVLTLVQDQAEAALAVQRAAQSIATAAENAAYHLKQGGRLIYAGAGTSGRLAALDAAELPPTFSWPFEKSISLLAGGAAAEWTAQEAAEDDENAGFQEADRLNPSRHDVFIMVAASGRTPYTLGVLKRAHLAGALTIGVANNPGAPLLEQSDCPILLETGPEVINGSTRLKAGTAQKITLNTLSSTIMLRLGKIYNNLMVDMKATNLKLYNRAIQMVLSCVETTPEAAKSALEASDWQVKTAIVMIKHGLGVAEARVLLDQHDWDLSELCR
- a CDS encoding GntR family transcriptional regulator — encoded protein: MLHDVLTQASKSLNPTDSTPMYLQVAGILEKMIDEQVFTEGSALPSERDLTQAFNVSRVTIRQALTVLEERERLTRKRGSGTYVASKRIMQSLSSLTSFSDDMRARGMVPGAKVISFERSRPNPVEALNLGISPNQEVYRLKRLRTANDIPLAIETSVLPINILQINLSREDIENHSLYTFLQRQGHYPSRALQHLRAKSADAETAHLLNLPKNSAVLHTERITWDQDGRLLEYVVSSYRGDMYDFIVELKTGM